DNA from Gouania willdenowi chromosome 15, fGouWil2.1, whole genome shotgun sequence:
TTGAGCCaatatttgatatatttgtttggttgttttgtttctcCTCTTTAGACACTACATGATGTCGGCCccgtgctgcagcagcagctcggTGCCGTCAGAGGGTGGAAGGACTACAAACACGGTCCCCCCCTTGTATCCCATCCTGAAGAAGACGTGGGTGTTGGGAATGAGCGTCTTCTATGTGTATTTCGTCTCCATCATGGTCTACCCAGCCGTGTCCACTGGGATCCAGTCTATCCATGGGGACAGTGGGAACCCCTTGACCACCACGTACTTTGTGCCCCTCACCTGTTTCCTCCTGTACAACTTTGCAGACTTTTGTGGCAGGCAGACCACAGCCTGGGTCCAGGCCCCCGGCCCCACCAGCAGGGTCCTGCCTGCACTGGTGCTCTGTCGCACAGCCATCGTACCACTGCTCATGTTCTGTAACTACCAGCCCAGGGACCACCTCCACACTGTTCTGTTTGCTCACGATGCATTCCCTGTTATTTTTAACGGCTTGTTAGGATTCTCTAACGGGTACTTAGGGTCACTGCCCATGATCTATGGTCCAAAGGTGGTTCCACGGGAGCTGGCAGAGGCCACAGGCGTGGTCATGTCTTTCTTTCTCGCTCTAGGTCTGGCCTTTGGATCAGCGTTCTCTGTGCTTCTCGTACACTGTATCTGAACTATAACAGCTAGTCAGCTACCTCATGGAGCAGAGTGACAGTCCCCTCAAACCTTAGAGGCATTCCTGTTTATCCATTAGTCAGCTGTCAGTCAACTCACCAATAAGCTTccatttttaccagtgattagggctgggcgatatggaccacaactctttctcaaaatggcaatatatacgatataaatcgatattttaaattcaaaatgcaacacaggcacatttattaacaagcagctgcacaatatgtgccactttgaactttttctcctataagggacagcatgtgtgagtgagttctgtattgtggcttttttttttagaggagAGTCTGAGTTATGATACACTGTAATCCATCTAAcggtgcttttcatgctgttctgagacgtaggaaaagcagcgactcctaaaatgagtatttacaaacaaaattagctatgaaataaaaatatatcgatacaggcgatattgtaattttctatatcaccaaaatggaaaactccaTATATCTTagatctcgatatattgcccagccctactagtGATGCGCCGACATTACGGCCACTAAAAATGGCTCAAAAGGTCATTTTGAATCTCAATACATGTGCACTAAagcgttttcatttttttattttaaattctgcATTGTTGAAATGCCAgtgctaaatatatattttgcaatttaaattgatttattctttgaagcttTAATACTAATTTATATAATTGcaatgtttcacttttagtgaggttagtgcacattcagagccataaatgcgaTGGAACTAATAATTTGCGTAATCATTTTTCGGCCTTGGCTTTTTCATTCTTGGTTTTCTGTTTCGGcaaagaattttcatttcggttcATCCCTCACTTTTACCCAAACATAATCTGAACTTTATCCCGCTTTACACCAGTTTGCTCTCAGGGACTTTTTTCCACCTGTGTTAAAGAGTTACTGTGgatcaggattggggtcaattacatttttcagttacaattatgactttaattacagtgacagcattttttccaattacaattaaattactttttttatcctcaaagttCATTACAATtaggttctcaattactaaagttaaatgacaatcatatttactgagtctgaaaaaaataacctaataaaagataaccttcctcttctgttagcattgttaacaggtcctaaattagctgtaaaatacactaaaaacaaatatctcatctattttctttcctatctattggttgccTTATTAAGCTTCatcatcaatgaaaatataggtttcaatattttttggtgtgtattttttttgtcagtataccgcTTAAATTaaggttacttttttttttttttattctaaaatgtgggaaaacttgatatgaaacattttaataattcatCTCGTGCAGAACTGTGACATGTTTATGCAGTTTTGccttaaattaaaatgtacattgttttttgtaaactcaattactatttaatgattgcaacagatttttaaaattacaatgatcACGCCATAGTTGTgcttattaattacaattatatatgaccccaaccctgctgtagATGTTAATTTACACGATAAATCTTTGTGCCATactttgtattttctgttaaaCACACTAATGTTTACAGGGGTTTTTCCTTTACATCAGCTGACGAACATCAATGGATTTCCTTAATTATTAAAGGGGTTTTCTGGTCATTAAGTGATCAAATAATGCAAATATCACATTACTATTGTACAACAAAGATTACAAAGAGTAAATAACGACTTAACCAGCTCGTACTGCATGTAGGACCTGGTTACACCAGTAGAGGGCACGAGTGGTCCAGtcaaaaatcactttaaacaccttactctgtatttgtttatCTGATGCTGTATCACTATGTCGGTGCTGTGGTAACTTGATTGTTTTTGACGACTTGAATAAAACCATTCAACATTGAGAGATTTAAGTTTCTGATAAATACTCCAAGTAAACATTGTACTTAATCACAAGAGAGACAACATGGCTTtagatcattttattttgttaaaagttCACTGATCAACAGACGATTGGCTGAGGAAGATGCTGAGTGTTAGAAACATGGATTTACAGCAGGAGTGCAAACAGAACAAACTCAGACCAGTTACTTCCAAATGTACTTCTAAAAACTGCGTAACACAATCAAAGAGCCAACACGTCAAGAGGAAATCCAAAATAAGCTTCACCAACAGGTGACCCATCAAAATACTTCCAACCATTGGAACTTGTGTTTAGTTAAACTAAATCATGTAAGAAGTCATAACTGACTTAAAATGCATCAAGCAGTGAATTATTAACAGGCCACTGTACACAGAACCCATATCCAGTCTTTCCACATGTATTTAAACATCAGTTGCAGTTTGTTGAGGCTATTAAAATAAACCTGAAGAAAACACTAAAATTGGAAGCAGCACACATGTATTTCTCTTTAATTCCCTACAGGTGATTTATTTTTGGTGCTGATCCTTCTTTATACCCACACGTGACGTTTGCAGTGAGTCACAGCctggaaaacaaagacaaaaaggagTTAGACAGGATATTTCCTCTATGACGTGTTTTCACTCACATTGCACAGAGACGCCGTCTCCATGTTCTTGCACCAGAACGCAGGTCCCCAACTGCACTGCTCTGTTCCCAGCAGCCTTTTCACAGCACCAGGACAAGCTCCCACTTTCTATTACAGTTCacaggaaataaaaatacagtcaaagcatgtttgcattttatttaaccATGTACATTTCACAACTGGTTCTCATCATGATAAACATCAGGTCTTAAAGGGATCTTATTGTGTAAGAAAAGAAACTGAAGACAGCAACGATGATGAGTAGCTGCACATTTGTCTCAGCACTTACAGTCCCTGCcattaataattcattgtgttcttttatttatccaccttttatttaaaaacccaaatcCCACAAGTGTTACTAGAGGTGATATTgtgagttttgtgttttttaagttgctttgattgtgcacggcaaaatgtttaatgtcttgtgggatttatgctgttcatttaagttttgtttgaaagtctttatttttattgaataagCTTTTGTGTTAGATCAGATTAAATTAGCAgttggatttggtgatttgatataaataaaaataatagtgatacatttgtttggttactttaatgaaAGGATACCGACAAAACTGTGATATCGTTAATATCATTGATTAATCGAAtcgcaaataaaacaaatatggtgcaaaccaatgtgttttgttaggcatagatcatATATTAAAGACATTTCGagggttttaggccacattagCATTTAAAAGATCCCATCAAGGCACCACCAATAAACTGATTGAAACAGTTTTGCTACAGCGTTGCTTAATAATTGACTCTTTGTACCGTGCACACAAAGTCAGGGTCCATcatctgcagcagcagctggatAAGCATTGGCTCGTACTGTTCAACGAACTGGTCACACtgtggacagacacacacagagagaggggATGTCAGGCCTTATGTCAAATGTAAGGTGAGTAAAGGAAACACTAATGCTCACCTGAGTCTGATAGGACGAGGGTAGGAAGCTGCAGACTTTTCTCACAGCCTCCCCGATCTTTGCCTCGGTGATGTTCTGCTCCAGCACTCCATCGATGTAATTCACAGCCATTTTACACACGTCACAGTAACCGCCTGCCTTGAAGCGAGTCTTGTCAAGTTCAGCTGGGAGAGTTAAAAAGATAAAGGGTTGGTAAATATTGGTGAAAAAGTCACTGTACTgtggcttgaaaaaaaaaaaaaaaaaaaagacagtttcTGCTTCCCCTGATGATAGAATCATGATAAGAGTCTTACCAACAAACTGGCGGCTGGCGTCGTTGCAAAGGCCCAGGACGGTGCAGACAGTCTTGGGATCAGCCTGTTGCACCAACAGCTCGATGATGGCCTGACCGTACGTCTCAATCAGATCTTTGCACTGAGTGGACAGGGTGGAGGGCAGGAAGGTGCAAACCTGCTCCACTGCCTTGATCACCTCCTCCTGTAGTGGAAACACAGCTTAGCTGATGCGCTACGTGTGATAAACTGGATTAACAGACATATTACCTCAGTCGCATGATCCTGCAGCATCTCCTCCAGCTGCTTCATCACAAACTCACAGATGGTACAGGAAGGAGACTCACGCACACGCACCAATGGCTGAATGACAAAACCATGGAGAACTATACCATTATATCCATTTTACATTGTAAACAACATTAATTAGACGTAATAATTTGAACTGTAAATGAATACTTTAATAAATGgaaaattactaaaaataaactctAAAAAGCGGAATGCCAAAATGAGACGTCAAAAACTAACATAAAATCTGTTGCTCAATCAGGAAGTGTGGAAATCTAATGAGTAAAAATATGGGATGTAAATTTATAACCAGTAAAAACTCCTTAAGCCACTTTCatggttcccacacttttttccacaatgattttttaaaacttctccaaaatattttaccaaattttcaTCACTTAGTTCTGAACCGCTATGAAATATTCAAGAAAAATGAGCAGGTCTTTCCAGTGTACTAATGTAAGAGGTCTGACAGTGAGTTGTTTTTACTTATATTGTTTGTCCCgtaagtaaaacatttttattttctgaaataaataaaaatctgctTAGTTTTAGTTGGTGTTTGAAATTACTCAaccaaatacatttaataagaataaaatattccaaacaaatatcttcAGTCTATGGATGTGCAGCTTTATACAGCAGCTTGCAAAGACATGATTATTTGTATCATCTCATTATGTGGTACGGTCATCttagcagctattgtgattccTTGGACACCGTCCATGTGCACTAACCTTCAGAGTCTCCTCAGAGGCAGAGACCCCTTTGATGGCAGGGAAGAGTTTGGCAGCAGGTACAACGTTGGCGGTCTTAGCGGGCTGCAGACTGAGCATGGGAGTGGATTTCTGCACGGCATCACAGACGCCTAGGAAGGAGCAGACCTCTTTGGGATCCTGAGGGTAACCAGAGAGTCATGTGTTACTGGGGATGCCATGGTGTCTCAAAATATTGAGAACAACCAAAGCATCACTTCATGCAGTTACGATGTCACGTGCACGTGCGTGTACAGAgccctgtactacaaagctgggtTTCCTCTTATCGCACTTTAAGTCCTGGATATGGTCTGAGCGAGTTTAAAAGctccacctcctgaccaatcagatctcttggGAAATAACCGGCCAAATATTcaaagatcctggttggtgcgcAGATATTCATTCAAGGTATTTATAGCAGAGCAGAGAATCTCAACAAGAAAACTTGCTGCGCTGCAGAGTACAACACTGGAAATTAGttgtgtcccgatccgatattgataatGTATATTGGTCCattatcagccagaaaacaaatatcgtaTTTTATCAGACTGAAactaaaatctctgatacaaGCACTAGGAAAAGTTTTTGCCCAAAGTTGtccccaccatatactgacagtaaaacaataactgaacgtgaattgttgactattgttccacaaaataagtaataaaagtatgtatgattcatgctgacatCGTAtcaatatcggccaatactcaaggctgcaatatcggtatcgtatcggaaatggaaaagttgtatcgggacatccctagtgaaAATACTTGACTTTTAACTGCAGAAACATGGAATCCAAAACTACTGCCGTCACAGCGTGGAATCATCTGTGCAGTAATAAAGTGAAGCTGACTGATTAGAGCGCCATCTATTGACCAATGAGATAATATTATATAATCTCACAAGTTTACGCTTTAACAACCAGTAAtttcctgcagcaacagtgttgcttTAGGCCTGGATTATAGATTTGAATTCttcatataattttaaaaataattgtccaTTTCTCCATGTTTGCGATTGCTCAGATGCTACAAACTCAACCTAGGGATTTCCAATCTGGTTCATATCATAGGGTTAGTCAGTGGTACCCCACTATTTTTGGTTcatgacctcattttgatattaCTAAATTTCTGGTGATCCCAAAGACTTTTTTCTAtggtttgtttttgatcatgtttgttatactgtgcaACACATACAGAGTAGCAAAGATTAGCGCACAGAGTGACAAAATGTGCAATctcatatttttatactgcgttttatttttagttttttttttttttagaatacaATGGTTTTAGATTGtcggttttaatttaaaaaataaaaattaaacatttaaaatatatattttaatcacatttcaggcaaccccacatgggatcacgaccctaaggttgaaaaacactgggttAAGTTAACGCGTTGATATGTTTGGTTAAGTTAAGCTAGCTAACAGAGAAATCCCAGATATgtttatccagcttcgtagtacagggcCCAGGTGTTAGCGTTTCGCTATAAGGTTACTTCTACACATTTGATATTACACTGTTATGGAAAgagtttgtatttttatatataaagacCTTATCACAGTAATCCCAGTGCTATTAAAGACCAGTAGATCTTTATCTGCTGTAACAGTGGCTCTCTATTCTATAGAAGAGTCAAATCAGTGATAACTAAAGGTCCCACCAGTGTTAGATCAGCATTCTCAAGCAGATCTTCATTATCAGGCGTGAGGTGTGAGGTGTGAACAGCACGAGGAAGCAGAACTAAGGGTTAGTGCTACAGGCTGAACGCAGAATGACCTACCTGTTCCTGAGGGGAGGGGGCAGCAAACAAACCAAGAGCAGGGATACGTTAAGGGATGGTAAAAGAGGGAAAAGACAGATTAAAAATTTAAGGAagcatttttaatgacagtaatTAAACTGATTGATCAGCAGTGCCCTGAGGATGGACATTGGAGAAAGGAACTCCAAAGCAAAcagatcacacacacattagaatATTGAATATAGAGAATGAATGCAGTTTGAGTTAAACAGGGACATACTTTAAATTGATAAAATCATAGGACAGAAATCTCACCCTAGTCAATAGCTGCTGGACAATAATCGGAGCATACTGGCTGATGTACTGCTTGCACTGTGAAGAGGTAAAAAGCAATGTTAAAAGAGTGTTTTACCACTATATATCTAAAAGcatatcaggaaaaaaaaaaaaacactcaccaGATCAGACATGCCGGGTCCCAATAGGTCACACTGGCTTTCAATTTTCTCAATCAGGATGTTGATGTAGGTGGAATTATCCTTTGCTTCAGCCTGAGCATCGGTCAGGAGCTTAACACAGTCCTGGCAGACTGCATCATCTTTCTTttataaacacaaagaacattGATCAACAACAGCTGGTGCAGAGCTGCTCATGAGGCTGCACACTGTGTACCTGTTGAGGGCTCTCTTTTTTGGGGCTCTCCTGGGGGTAAAGGAGTCCTGGCACATTGAGGAGGAAGGGAGCGACGCGCTGGGAAAGATCCACCTGAGGGATCTCATTGGACACGAGCTGCTTCTGAGTCTGAAGCTTAGCGAGGGCCAGCTGCTCAGAGCGACACAGACCCATAGCACCACACGCCACAGCAGGgtcttcctaaaaaaaaaattgaaagtcACAAAAAGATGTTAAAGGGCATTAAGCCTTTTATGTGCAGACCCTGTAGTTTGGTGGGGGGAAATGTTCCAGTAGTCCTGCTTTATggacatttttaatctcaaatagcctaaaaataaaagttgctTTGTTGAAACCTGAAAAGAACATCTCTGCCAGGCAGTGGTTCTCCAACTTTTTTTGGGAACTTTGAATTTTCAAACCCCACCGACACCCATTGACCTCCCCcaccaaataatcctgacaaataacacattttcaaatttattgaaccaagaacaagtaacatcatttCATAATGTATCAAAAACTAAAgtaaactaatcacctgcatgaaaaactaattttaaagtgcatcagtcaaaaatacaggaaacaaacaaagaaa
Protein-coding regions in this window:
- the psap gene encoding prosaposin isoform X2 yields the protein MLLFALLFVSSAIASPLLGTEQCARGPPYWCQNVKTASLCGAVTHCQQSVWNKPQMKSVPCDLCKEVLTVVAQALKDNGTEAEILNYLEKACQLIPDAGLTAECKEMVDDYYPILINIIVGELEDPAVACGAMGLCRSEQLALAKLQTQKQLVSNEIPQVDLSQRVAPFLLNVPGLLYPQESPKKESPQQKDDAVCQDCVKLLTDAQAEAKDNSTYINILIEKIESQCDLLGPGMSDLCKQYISQYAPIIVQQLLTRDPKEVCSFLGVCDAVQKSTPMLSLQPAKTANVVPAAKLFPAIKGVSASEETLKPLVRVRESPSCTICEFVMKQLEEMLQDHATEEEVIKAVEQVCTFLPSTLSTQCKDLIETYGQAIIELLVQQADPKTVCTVLGLCNDASRQFVAELDKTRFKAGGYCDVCKMAVNYIDGVLEQNITEAKIGEAVRKVCSFLPSSYQTQCDQFVEQYEPMLIQLLLQMMDPDFVCTKVGACPGAVKRLLGTEQCSWGPAFWCKNMETASLCNAVTHCKRHVWV
- the psap gene encoding prosaposin isoform X1 translates to MLLFALLFVSSAIASPLLGTEQCARGPPYWCQNVKTASLCGAVTHCQQSVWNKPQMKSVPCDLCKEVLTVVAQALKDNGTEAEILNYLEKACQLIPDAGLTAECKEMVDDYYPILINIIVGELEDPAVACGAMGLCRSEQLALAKLQTQKQLVSNEIPQVDLSQRVAPFLLNVPGLLYPQESPKKESPQQKDDAVCQDCVKLLTDAQAEAKDNSTYINILIEKIESQCDLLGPGMSDLCKQYISQYAPIIVQQLLTREQDPKEVCSFLGVCDAVQKSTPMLSLQPAKTANVVPAAKLFPAIKGVSASEETLKPLVRVRESPSCTICEFVMKQLEEMLQDHATEEEVIKAVEQVCTFLPSTLSTQCKDLIETYGQAIIELLVQQADPKTVCTVLGLCNDASRQFVAELDKTRFKAGGYCDVCKMAVNYIDGVLEQNITEAKIGEAVRKVCSFLPSSYQTQCDQFVEQYEPMLIQLLLQMMDPDFVCTKVGACPGAVKRLLGTEQCSWGPAFWCKNMETASLCNAVTHCKRHVWV